One stretch of Streptomyces sp. NBC_00443 DNA includes these proteins:
- a CDS encoding acyl carrier protein, with protein sequence MAATQEEIVAGLADIVNEIAGIPVEDVQLDKSFTDDLDVDSLSMVEVVVAAEERFDVKIPDEDVKNLKTVGDATDYILKHQG encoded by the coding sequence ATGGCCGCCACTCAGGAAGAGATCGTCGCCGGTCTCGCCGACATCGTGAACGAGATCGCCGGCATCCCGGTTGAGGACGTCCAGCTGGACAAGTCCTTCACCGACGACCTGGATGTCGACTCGCTGTCCATGGTCGAGGTCGTCGTCGCCGCCGAAGAGCGCTTCGACGTGAAGATCCCGGACGAGGACGTCAAGAACCTCAAGACCGTGGGCGACGCGACCGACTACATCCTCAAGCAC
- a CDS encoding ketoacyl-ACP synthase III produces the protein MAKLKPSKGAPYARILGVGGYRPIRVVPNEVILEKIDSSDEWIRSRSGIETRHWANDEETVAAMSIEASGKAIADAGITAGQIGGVIVSTVSNFRQTPAVATEIADKLGTNKAAAFDISAGCAGFGYGLTLAKGMIVEGSAEYVLVIGVERLSDLTDLEDRATAFLFGDGAGAVVVGPAQEPHIGPTVWGSEGDKSETIKQTVPWDQFRIGDVSKLPLDSEGNVKFPAITQEGQAVFRWAVFEMAKVAQQALDAAGISSDDLDVFIPHQANERIIDSMVKTLKLPEHVTVARDVRTTGNTSAASIPLAMERLLATGEAKSGDTALVIGFGAGLVYAATVVTLP, from the coding sequence ATGGCGAAGCTGAAGCCCAGCAAGGGCGCCCCGTATGCGCGCATCCTCGGCGTCGGCGGGTACCGTCCGATCCGGGTCGTGCCCAACGAGGTGATCCTGGAGAAGATCGACTCGTCCGACGAGTGGATCCGTTCGCGCTCCGGCATCGAGACGCGGCACTGGGCGAACGACGAGGAGACCGTCGCCGCGATGTCGATCGAGGCGTCCGGCAAGGCGATCGCGGACGCCGGGATCACCGCCGGGCAGATCGGCGGCGTCATCGTCTCGACCGTCTCGAACTTCCGGCAGACCCCGGCCGTCGCCACCGAGATCGCCGACAAGCTGGGCACGAACAAGGCCGCCGCCTTCGACATCTCGGCCGGCTGCGCGGGCTTCGGCTACGGCCTGACCCTCGCCAAGGGCATGATCGTCGAGGGGTCCGCCGAGTACGTCCTCGTCATCGGCGTGGAGCGGCTGAGCGACCTCACCGACCTGGAGGACCGCGCGACGGCCTTCCTGTTCGGCGACGGCGCCGGCGCGGTCGTCGTCGGTCCCGCCCAGGAGCCGCACATCGGCCCGACCGTGTGGGGCTCGGAGGGCGACAAGTCCGAGACGATCAAGCAGACGGTGCCGTGGGACCAGTTCCGGATCGGCGATGTCTCCAAGCTTCCGCTGGACAGCGAGGGCAACGTCAAGTTCCCCGCGATCACGCAGGAGGGCCAGGCGGTCTTCCGCTGGGCCGTGTTCGAGATGGCGAAGGTCGCCCAGCAGGCGCTGGACGCGGCCGGAATCAGCTCGGACGACCTGGACGTCTTCATCCCGCACCAGGCCAACGAGCGGATCATCGACTCGATGGTGAAGACACTGAAGCTGCCGGAGCACGTCACGGTCGCCCGCGACGTGCGCACCACCGGCAACACCTCGGCCGCCTCGATTCCGCTCGCGATGGAGCGGCTCCTGGCGACCGGCGAGGCGAAGAGCGGCGACACCGCACTAGTCATCGGATTCGGGGCGGGTCTCGTTTACGCCGCCACGGTCGTTACTCTCCCCTAG